The Catenulispora sp. MAP5-51 DNA window GAAGGTGACCGCCACCGACGCGATCGGCGGCTCGATCAGCCAGACCGTCGCCGACGCCTACACCATCGGCTGAGACCGGCGGAGCCCGAGTGGCGCCCTCGGAAACGGGGGCGCCACTCCGCGATTGTGCGCCGTCGATCAGTGCCCGAAGTCGAACCAGTGCACGTTCACATAGTCCGCCGGCTGCCCGCTGGTGAACGTCACATAGAGGGTGTGGACGCCTGTGACGCCCGATATGTTCGCCGGAACCGTCTCCCAATTCTGCCAACCGCCGGTGTTGGCGATCGCGAAGCTCCCGACCACCGGGTTCGTGGGGCTGTCCAGCCGCACCTCCACCAAACCGCTGATCCCGGATCCGGCGCCCGAGGCCACCCGGCCGTAGAACTGCCTCGCCGGCGTCGAGCCGAAGTCCACGTTGTCGAAACGCAGCCACGATCCGTTGTGGATCGAGTCCACATCCTGCGTGCCGCCGGGCGGCCCGTCGGTGGTGGTCTCCGTCTGGGTCGAGTTTTGCGCGGTGTACGACGTCGCGGGAATCGCCGAGTAGGCGTCGACCGTGGAGCCGGACGGGGAACTCGGCGGTGTCGAAGGCGTTGTCGTCGGCGTGGTCGGAGGCGTGGTCGGTGTGGTTGGCGGCGTGGTCGGCGTCGTCGGAGGCGTTGTCGGAGGCGTCGTCGAGCCCGAGGCCTCGGTCTCGACCGTCACGTAGTCCACCAGCATCGGCACGCCCGAAGCGGTCGCGGCCGTCGGGCCGCCGCCGAACGCCGCCGGAAACGCGCCGCCCATCGCCACGTCCAAGATCATGAAGTAGCCGTGGTTCGTGGCGTTGGCCCAGGTGGCCGCGTCCACCTGATCGGAGTTCACGTGGAAGAACTCCACGCCGTCCAGATACCAGCGCAACTGCTGCGGCGACGTGCTGGTGTCCCACTCCAGGGCATAGGTGTGGAAGCCGGACTGGCAGGTACCACCGGTGACGCACGGGGTGTTGCCGCCGAGCCCGGTCGTCTCGTTGCACGGGCCACCAGGGTCCACTCCGCAGTGGAACGTACCGTACTCAGTGTTCTGACCCTGGACGTTCTCCATCACGTCCATCTCGCCGATGCTCGGCCAGTTCGTCGCCCCCACCGCGCGGGCCGGGGCCCCCATGGACCAGAACGCGGGCCAATAGCCGGCAGCGGCGGCACCCGTCACGTCCGGCATCTGGATCCGCGCCTCCATACGCAGCACGCCGCCGGTCGGGGGCTGAAAGTCGGTGCGGGTCGTCTCGATACGGCCGGACGTCCAGTTGCCCCCTGCATCGCGGATCGGCTTGACGGCCAGGTCGCCGTTGCCGTCCAGGTACACGTTGGCCGTGCTGTTCGTGTCGGTCTCGACCTCGCCGGTGCCCCAGTTCCCCGCCCCGCCGGGGTAGCTGGTACCGAGGTCGTACTGCCAGTTCGCGGAGGACGGGGCCGATCCGGCCGAGCCGTCGAAGTCGTCGTGGAACACGGTGGTCCAGCCGGCCGGGGGCGGCGGGGCGCTGGCGCTGGCGCCGTGTACGACGACCACCAGTGCGGCGGGGAGCACGGCCGCGAGCACCGCGGCCATCAGCCCTCGGCGCTTGGCGCCGGGACCAGGTCTCTTCGACCCGTTCAGGGGCATGGCGGATGTACCTCTCTGGAGGGGTGGTTGGCGAGCTCCGTAAACGTTTCCGGAGCCGTCGGCGAGGTGAGCACTCCCCCGTTCCGTAAACGTTTCCGGAGCCGTAGGGAGGATGTTCTCTGTAACCCGGGGTTCACGCGGATAGTGCTCCCCATTGCCACCGCTGTCAATGCCCTGCAAGAGGTGATCAAGGTCAAAGTGCCGTCCGGCGTCCCACTGGACCTCGTGGGCAACACCGGACGGCGGGATCAGTCGAGCTTCGACACCTGGTAGTGGCCGATCTCCCAGCCGTCGGCCCCCTGCTTGAGCAGCACGCCGAGCTTGACGTGCAGGGTGGGGCGGTCGGTGAAGGAGAAGTCGACGTGCAGATAGCTCAGGACCAGGTTCTCGGCGAGCCGTCGCGTCTCAAGGATCTGATAGTCGGCGGTCAGTCCCAGCGGCTGGGTGGCGTAGTACTCGGCCACGCCTGCTCGGCCGACGCTGTAGGGGTGGAGTCCCTGGAAGACGGCGTCCTCGGTGAAGTAGGAGGCGACGCGTTCGGGCTCGTGTCGGCCGACCGCGTCCCGCCATCGGTCGAGGACTGTTCGGACGACGGCTTCGTCCCGGGTCGTGGTGGTCATCGCCGCGCTCCTCAGTGCCCGGCGCTCGTGCCGCCGTCGACGTGCAGGATCTCGCCGGTGACGAAGGGTGCGGTCTCCAGGAAGAGCACGGCGTCGACGATGTCGGCGATCTCCCCTATCCGGCCCACCGGCTGCAGGCCGGCCAGGAAGTCGTGGGTCGCGGGGTCGTGCATGGGGGTCTTGATGATGCCCGGCGAGACCGCGTTGGCCCGGATGCCGCGGCTGGCGTACTCGATCGCGAGGGACTTGGTGGCGGACTGCAAGCCGCCCTTGGTCAGGGAGGCCAGGACGGAGGGGACGCGGGAGTCGGCGTTGTCCACCAGGCTCGTGGTGATGGTGACGATGTGGCCGCCGGAGTCGGCCGGCATCGCGCGGACCGCCGCCTGCGTGATGTGGAAGAAGCCGGTCAGGTTCACCCCGGCGATGTGGGCGTAGTCCTCGGCGGTGTAGTCGGTGAACGGCTTGGCGACGAACACGCCCGCGTTGTTGACGAGGGTGTCGATCCGGCCGAAGCGCTCGACGGCGGCGGCCGCGACCCGCTCGGCGGTCGCCGGGTCGGCGATGTCGCCGGCCACGGCCAGCACGCCGGGGTCGCCGGACTCCTCGATGGTGCGGGCGGTGGCGACGACGGCGTACCCGAGCTTGCGGTAGGCCTCGACGAGGCCGGTGCCGATGCCGCGGGACGCGCCGGTGATGACGGCGACCTTCTGCTGCTGGACGCTCATGGGACGACCTTCCTGCTGATGACCGGCACTAGACGACCGGTCGACTAAAAAGAACCGTAGGTCGCGGCCGGGCCGGCGGACAAGCTGAAACAGGCCTGCGAGCAGGACCGAAATCCTCCTGGGTGGGAGGCTCAGCCTCCTAGCCGAGGAAGCGGGTCGTGCCAGGGGCGTGAGTGAGGATCCGGCGATGCGTCAGCAGGGTCGTGACGCCACGGCTACGCGTCAGGCGTCAGGCGTCAGGCGTCGTGCTGCGGGCGTGGGGCCTCGGGCGTCAGGCGCCGGTGCGGATCGCTCGCCGGCAACCAGGCGTCCGCGGCGTTGATCCCGAGCTCGCCGACGCCGTCGCAGAGCGCGTCGACGACGGCCGGAACCGCCGAACGCACCTCGTCCGCACGCCACACCAGGGACCACGTCCAGTACACCCGCGGCGCCACGATGGGCCGGCGGACGAGCCCGGCCGGCAACGTCTCCGTCTGCCCCTTGGGCGAGTTGACGATCGGCCTGGCGCTGCGGCGGACGTGGTCGTGGAACGCCGGGCCGGTGATACCGCCGTCCGAGATGCGGGCCACACGGGCACCGGTGTCACGCACCAGTTCCTCGGCGTACGCGTTCCACTGCGTCCAGGACGTGGCGTCGTCGTCGACGAGCACGACGGTGTCCGCGGCCGCGACCTCGCCGACGGCGTCGTCCCGGCTGACGGCGTGCAGCCGATCGGCCCCCAGGAGCCGGGCCCGCAGCCCCAGCCGCTCGAGGTCTTCGGTGCGGATCCAGCACACCGCGAGGTCCAGCCCGCCGTCGGCGACGCGTGCGGCCTGCGCGTGCGAGGGCGCGACCCAGGGGTCGACGTGCACCTGCGCCACGCCGGAGGTCCGGGCCGCCAGATCGGCGGGCAGCCAGCTCACGTACCCGAGCCGCACCGGCTCGGACCCGGCGAGCCGCCCGGCGCGGCCGCGCAACTCATCCGCCTGCGCCAACAACGCGCGAGTGGCCGGGAGCAACGCCGCCCCGGCCGCGGTGAGGGCCACCGAGCGGCGGTCGCGCTCGAACAGCACCACCCCGAGGTCCCGCTCCAGCGCCTTGATCTGCTGGGACAGCGACGGCCCGGCGATCAGCAGCCGGGAGGCGGCACGGCCGAAGTTCAGCTCCTCGGCCACCGCGACGAAGTACCGCAGTTGGCGCAGCTCCACGCTGATCATGCTACGTGGCGTAGGAGGCTGCGCCGGGATCCGCCTTCCTCAGACCGTTTCGGCGACATCGTCTTCCTCCGCCGGTACGCGAGCGCCGAGCAACGCCAGGCAGTTCTCCCACAGCGCACCGAGGCGCGCGGTGTCGTTGTAGAGCTTGGCGAACATGACCTGACCCTCCAGCTGTGCGAGCACGCCGCGCGCCGCAGCCGGCACGTCGGCGACTGCGACCTCCCCCCGCTCCACCGCTTCGCCGATCACCGCCGCCACCATCGCCGCCTGCTCCTCGAAGACCCCCTGCAGCCGGCCCCGAATCGCCTCGGTCTGGTTGCTCAGCTCAAGCGTGAGGTTCCCGAACAGGCACCCCGCGACGGCCCCGCAGTTCAGCTGCCCGGCACGCTGAGCGGCCTCGGTCGCCTCGAACCACCGGCGCATCCGCAGCAACGGCGAAGCATCGCCGCCGAGGACGCCGGTCCACATCGTCTTCTGCTCGGCCCACTGCTCGTCGATGACGGCCAGAGCCATGGCCTCTTTGGACGCGAAGAAGTAGTAGAAGCTGCCCTTCGGGACCCCGGCCGCGGAACAGATCTCCGCGATGCCGAGAGCGGAGTAGCCGCGGGTCTCGATAAGCCCCGATCCGGCACTGAGGATCCGCTCTCTGGCATCGCTGGTACGTCCCATGCCTCCAGAATAGGCCGGGTTGGCACCGGATACTAGACCGGTCGGCTATGCCGCTTCGACGCGTCCGAATGATCACTCGTACCAGCGACCGGGCAGCGGCCCGCGTCTGGTCTCGGCGTGGACGCCGGCGGGGATCGCTGCGGACTCCATGTCGCCCCGGATGTGGAGATACAGATCCGGGGTGGGAAGGCCGGCCGTCTGAAGCCATCCCCGGCCTTGAACGTGGCCTGCGGCGATCACCGCGGCGTATTGGCCGCTTGGCGCTCGGTCCGCGCTGTAAGACTGAGCGAGGGTTTCGGAAGTGTCGGCGAAGGCGTAGCGCGCCGCGTAGGCGTAGCCGTCGTGCAGCCAGACGTAGAGCACCACCGGTCGGGCCAGTACCGCTTCGAACCACTCGGCGGTGCGCTCCGCAAGCGCGTCCACGCTGCCTGTCGCGGTCAGGGACAAGCTGGGTGTTTGGTCGGACAGGGAATAGAGCTGGTTGTGAAGGCGGCCGCCGTTGATTCGGCCGCTGCGATAGTGGACACCGAAATCCACGAGGCCGAGACGGGGCTCGGCTGCCAGGTCTGTGAAACTCAGTCCCGCGACCAGCGTGTCATCGCCGTGGTCACCGTACTCGGCGGGTATCAGGAAGTCGCCGACCCCCGGGCAGACGAGCCGCGCGGTCGATCCCGACAGTGCCGCAGCGAAGGCGTGCTCCTGGACGGTCATGTCGTTGGGGTCGTCAAGGTCGGGGACGAACCATCTGGGCTCGATCATGGGCAGGAGTGTAGATCGGGAGGACGGCATGCGAGGAGCGGATATTCGCCGCGACGGATGACCCGATAGAGCAGGATATCCACAGAAAAGGGCCGGGCAGGCCTTCCGGGGCTGGAAGAATGGGCCTGTGCACAACCTTTTCAGTTCTTTGGCACAGTATGTGGCATCGCTTCCGCAAGATCGGTTCGACGCGTTGATGAGCGCCCGGCCCGACGTTGCCGAGGCGGTGTTCCGCTACTTACCCGACGGGCTGCAGACGGAGACCGATGTCGAAGCCGTCATCGAGTTGCTGATGGATCCCGACGGCGTCGCCGAGGCGGTGCTGCGGCTTTCGCGGCCCGAGGTCCAGGTGCTGATGGCGTTGACCGGTGCGGCGGAGAAGGTGCACGGCGGGCTTGACGACCGGTTCGGCGGGCCGGGATTCGCCGACCTGGTCCGCGGGGGAGGCGGCCGGATCGGGCCCGTGGAGGTCTTCAGCGTGCTGTCGATGGCCGGCGGCGCGGTCGTGGTGGATCCGCACTCGGCGCGAGCTGCGCTGTGTGAGTCGCTGACGGGGACCGCCCGGTCGGCCGCGGCGGAGGAGTTCGACCGGATTCTCGGTCGCCTCACGGACTCCTGTCTGGTGTGGCCGGAGCCTGGGGGCCGGGCTTTCCGGGTCAACTACGCCGTGCTGGATCTGCCCGAACCAGGTCCGGGGTGGGATGGTTTCGATCTGGTTCAGCCGCCGCCGGGGGTAGGGCGTCGGGTGGCGGCTGCGGACGTCGATGGCGAGGCGCAGGCCGCGGTCACGGCGGCCCTGGAGTGTGCCGAGCGGCTGCTCAGGTGTGTCGCGACCGATGCGGTGCCGCTGCTCAAGGCCGGCGGGGTCGGCAGCCGCGAGGTCAAGCGGCTCGTGCGGGCCAGCGGGCTGGCCGAGGAGGCGATCAGGTTCTGGCTGTACGTCGTGGAAAACGCCGGGCTGGTGGTGTGCCAGAACGGCAGGCTGTTGGCGACGCCGGAATACGATCAATGGATCACGGACGAGCCGAGCCGCCGCTACGCCGTGCTACTCGGGGCATGGCTGGCGCTGCCGACATCGGTGCTCGGTCCCTTCGCCTTGACTGATGCCGCGGGGAAGCCGCCTGCGGTGTTGTCCGACTCTGCGTTCGACGGTGTGGGGCACTACGTTCGGACCGTTGTCCTGGAACTGATGGCCGCCTATGGCGCCGAGGCGGTCGCGGATGCCGCATCCGTGGCCGACGCCTTGATGTGGCGGATGCCTTTGCTCATGGCGGGACAGGAAGTGGCCGTCGCTGCCGTGGCCACCGTGCTCGCCGAGGGCAGCCTCCTCGGCGCTGTGGCGTTCGGCGCGCTCGCCCCGGTCGTTCGCACACTGGTCACCAAGTCCCAGGATGACGTCTCGGCAGTGGCAGCCGACTTCGCCGCCGCGTTGTCCGCGACGGTGCCGGCACCTGTTGACCAAGTCCGGCTGCAAGGCGACATGACCGTGGTGGCCGCCGGGTTGCCGTCGGCCAGGCTGGCGGCGTTCTTCGACGGCGCCGCCGACCGCGAAGCCGCGAGCGCCGCGACGGTCTGGCGGATCACCGACGGCTCGGTCCGCAGGTGGCTGGACTCAGGCCGCTCGGCCGAGGAGTTCCGCTCGGGCCTGGCCGAATTCTGTGCGGACAAGCCGTCTCAGGCCCTGGACTACCTCATCGAGGACGCCGACCGCCGCCACGGCCTGGTCGACGTGATCGCCGCCCGAGCCGTGATCGTCGCCCTCGACGAGCAGCTCGGCGCCGAACTGGCGACGGCGCCCTCTCTGATCCGTCTCGGCGTGCGCCGCATCGCCGAAACCGTCTTGGTCCTGGACGCGCCCCAACAAGAGGTTCTCAGCCTGCTGCGGTTCGCCGGATATCTGCCCACCGCGCACGAAGCGGACGGCAAGTTGACCGTGGCGATGGTTGCCGCGCCCAGGGCTTCGTCCGAGGCTTTGCCGCGGTTCTGACCTGGGCGGCGGCGATCATCTGGCTCTGGCTGGTCGTCAAAAGCCGGTCGTCTCACAGCCCCGCGTACAGCGGATGCTTCCGCGCGAGCGTGGCCACCCGAGTCCGCAGCCCGGCTGCCCGCTCTTCGTCGTATCCCGGGGTGAGGGCCTGGGCGATGATGTCCGCGACCTCGGTGAAGTCCAGTTCTCCGAAGCCTCGCGTCGCCAGCGCGGGGGTGCCGATTCGCAGGCCGGAGGTGACCATCGGGGGGCGGGGGTCGAAGGGTACTGCGTTGCGGTTCACGGTGATGCCGATGTCGTGCAGGCGGTCTTCTGCTTGCCTGCCGTCGAGGTCGGATGCTCGGAGGTCGACCAGTGCCAGGTGGACGTCGGTGCCGCCGGTGAGGACGGAGACGCCTGCGGTGGTGAGGTCGGGGGCGGTGAGGCGTTCGGCGAGGCGTTGGGCTCCGGTGATGGTGCGCTGCTGGCGTTCGCGGAATGAGGGTTCGGAGGCCAGTTTGAAGGCGACTGCCTTGGCCGCTATCACGTGCTCCAGGGGGCCGCCCTGGTGGCCGGGGAAGACTGCGCTGTTGATCTTTTTGGCCAGGTCCGGGTTGTTGGTCAGGATGGTGCCGCCGCGGGGGCCGCCGAGGGTCTTGTGCGTGGTGGTGGTGACCACGTCGGCGTGGGGCAGGGGGTTGGGGTGCAGGCCGGCGGCCACCAGGCCGGCGAAGTGGGCCATGTCGACCATCAGGTGGGCGCCGGTTTCGTCGGCGATGCGGCGGAAGGCGGCGAAGTCCAGGTGGCGGGGGTAGGCGGACCAGCCTGCGATGATCAGCTTGGGCCGGTGTTCCTTGGCGAGGTGCTCCACCTCGGCCATGTCGATGCGGTGGTCGGTGGCGGAGACGTGGTAGGCGGCGACGTTGTAGAGCTTGCCGGAGAAGTTCAGCCGCATGCCGTGGGTCAGGTGGCCGCCGTGGGCCAGGTCCAGGCCCAGGATGGTGTCGCCCGGTTCGAGGAGGGCCGACATCGCGGCGGCGTTGGCCTGGGCTCCGGAGTGGGGCTGGACGTTGGCGAAGGCTGCGCCGAACAGGTCCTTGGCTCGTTGCACCGCGAGGCTTTCGGTCACGTCCACGTGCTCGCAGCCGCCGTAGTAGCGGCGGCCGGGGTAGCCCTCGGCGTACTTGTTGGTCAGGACAGAGCCCTGAGCCTCCATGACCGCGATCGGGGCGAAGTTCTCGCTCGCGATCATCTCCAGCGTGTTCTGCTGGCGCTTCAGCTCGGCCCGCAGGGCGGCGTGGACGGCCGGGTCGGCGTCGGCGAGCCTGGTGTCGAGAGTGGTCATGGTCAGACTCCCTCGATGAGCGCGGCGTAGGCGGTAGCGTCCAGCAGGTCGACGGCCTTGGTGATCCGCATCCGGTAGAGCCAGCCCTCCCCGAACGGGTCGCGGTTGACCACGGCCGGATCGGCGATCGCGGCCTCGTTGACCTCGAGGACCTCGCCGTCCGCGGGGGCGAACAGGTCGCTCACGGACTTGGTCGACTCGATCTCGCCGCACGGCTCGCCGGCGGCGATCGTCGAGCCGACGGCCGGCAGGCTGAGGAACACGACGTCGCCGAGCGCCTCGGCGGCGTGGGCGGTGATACCGACGGTCGAGACGTCGCCGTCGGCCGCGATCCACTCGTGGTCGCTGGTGTAGGACAGGTCTGAGGGCAGGCTCATGCTCTGGATCTCTCTGAGTGTGTCTGATTCAGCGGTGGTAGAAGGGCAGCGGGACGACGGTCGCGTCCACTCGGCTGCCTCGGATGTCGACGAGCACCTTCGTCCCGGGCTCCTGGCGATCGGCCGCCAGGTAGGCCATCGCGATCGGGTAGCCGAGGGCCGGCGACAGAGCACCGGAGGTGACCTCGCCGACGGTCTCGCCGGTGTCCGGATCGAGGACGGCGTAGCCGTGACGCGGGGCCCGCTGGCCGGTGGTCGTCAGACCGACCAGGACCCGGGCCGGACCCGCGGCGCGATGCGCGAGAAGCGCCTGTTCGCCGACGAACCCGCCAGGCTTGCCGAACACCACGACCCGGCCCTGGCCCGCGTCGAACGGGGTCGTCCGGATCGTGATCTCCTGGCCGTACAACGGCATTCCGGCTTCGAGGCGGAGGGTGTCGCGGCAGGCCAGTCCGCACGGCAGCAGTCCGTGCGAAGCACCGATGGAGCTGATGGCCTGCCAAATACTCGGCGCCGCCTCCGCCCGGCAGTAGATCTCGAAGCCGTCCTCGCCGGTATAGCCGGTCCGAGCCAGCAGCACATCCTGATCCGCCAAGCGCATCGGAGTGATCCCGTAGTACTTCAGGAGCGCCAGATCCGCCTCGGTCGCTGCGCCGACGATCGCGGCGGAGCGCGGGCCCTGCACGGCGATCAGCGCCCAATCGCTGGACGCGTCCCGGATCGTGGCGGCGTAGCCGTCGATCCGGTCGCGCAGGGTGGAGCACACGATCTGCGCGTTGCCGGCGTTGGCGACGATGAGGTACTCGGTCTCGGCAAGCCGGTAGACGACCAGGTCGTCGAGCACGCCGCCGGTCTCGTGGACCAGCATGGAGTAGCGAGCCCGGCCGACGGCTGTCTTCGAGGGCTCATTCACCAGGGCGTGGTCGAGCGCACGGGCCGCCTCCGGGCCGGACACCTCGATCTCGCCCATGTGGCTGAGGTCGAAAATGCCCGCGGCGGTCCGCACGGCGCGGTGCTCCGCCAGCTCGGACGTGTACCGCACGGGCATGGACCAGCCGGCGAAATCAGTGAAGCGCGCGCCGAGTCCGGCGTGGACGGCGTGCAACGGCGTCTTCTTCGCGGCGGCGGTGAGCGCGCCCGAAGAAGGGGGCCCGGATGAGGTCATGACGGGAGGCTCCCTGGGGAGGCACCGTGATTTCCGGTGCCGTGGACGGGTGACCTCCCCGCTCTGTCATCGATGCCTGAGAGCTTCGCCACCGAGTCGGGTGGCTTGCACCGTGGGCGCGGGACGCGAGGTCCCGACTTTCCAGAGTCGCCTGGCTGAAGCGGTAGGTGGGCCTGAGAGATTCTGGGGAGTGTTGCTCCTTCGGCGCCTCGCAGACACAGAAATCCTGCGAGGACTCTCCCGCTTCAGTTCGAACGGCATGTGTTCAGTTGTCGTCTCGGCCGACGAGCTCGATTCGAGATGAGCTCGATCGGTCGATGCTGCGGATCGTAAAAGCACGGCGGCGCGGCCGTCAAGGTATGTCCGAAAGGTCCCCGGTGAGACCTCCGGGTCGCCGGCACCCGTCTTAGTAGGCGAGGGGGACACCGGTCCGCGGCAGGCGTCCCCGAGGGTTCGACCATGGGGGAGACGAGCTTGAGCATCGAAGCAGAGTTCACCGCTTACGCGGCTGCTCGGGCCCAGCGCCTTCGCGACACGGCGTTTCTGCTGTGTGGGGACTGGCACACCGCGCAGGACCTGACGCAGACGACGCTCGCGAAGCTCTACACGGCCTGGAAACGGGTCGAGCGCAGCGAGAGCGTCGACGCCTACGCACGCCAGGTCATGCTGCGCACGTTCCTGGACTCGCGCCGGCTGAAGCGCTCCTCGGAGCGGCCGACGACCCAGGTTCCCGACATCGCCGCACCGGCGGACAGCGATCCCGCGTTGCGGCTGACCCTGCTGTCGGCCCTGGCGCAGCTGCCGCTGAACCGGCGGGCCGTGTTGGTCCTGCGCTTCTGGGAGGACCAGACGGTCGAGGCGACCGGGGCGGCGATGGGCCTGTCCGCCAGCGCGGTCAAGTCGCTGACCCAGCGGGCGCTGGCCGATCTGCGGTCCGCGCTCCGCGACGACGACGCGATGGCAGAGCTCGACTTCCTCCTGGTCTGAACCACACGGAACTGAAGCCTCCTCACGGAACGAGAGAATCTTGACTCCGGAAGACTCGATGCGCGACCGCATCTCCGCGGAACTGGAAGCCGGCCGCCCGCCCCTGGGCGACCTCGTCGGCCTGGCCGTCGCCGAGGGGCGGCGCAAGAAGCGGCGCACCCGCCTGGGCGCCGGCGCCCTGAGCGCGGTCGGCGTACTGGCCGTCGCGGGCGCCGTGGCGCAGCTCGGATCGGCCTCCCCGGCGACGACGCAGAACGCCGCCGCCCACCCGGCCGCCACGACGCCGACGCGCTCCCCGTCGCCGGCGGCGCCGCACTCGTCGGCCCCGACCACTCCCCCGACGACGTCCCCGACCACGCCCACCGCGCCGGCCACCACTCCCCTGCCGGTCGCCGCGATCGTGAAGAACGTCAACCCCGGCACCTTCTCCCTGGAGAAGGGCATCTACCTCAACTACACCACCAGCGCCATGTCCTACTGGGAGTACGAGGGCGGGCTGACGGTGCAGTACAACGGCAGCAACACCTGGGGCTCCGACTTCGTCACCATGGGCGCGACCGACCGCCTGTTCACCGGCTTCTACGTCGGCGACAAGGACGTCGCGGCGGCGTCCATGACCATCGACGGCAAGCAGATCGCGGCCACCGTGGTGAAGGTGAACGGCGCGCAGGGCTGGTGCGGCATCTACTACCTGCGGCCGAAGGGGGCGACGTCGTACGAGCGGTTCCAGATCGACGTCTACGACGCCAGCGGCAAGATCATCGCCACGTCCTACACCGGGCTGAGCGACGGCCCGCCGCCCACCCACTCTTCCGGTGAGCCCGAGAACCGGACCCTGCCGGTCACGAACATCCCGACCGACACCCCGTTCCCGGGTGTGACGGTCATGGCCCCGCCTCCGGGATCGCCCACCAAGTAGGCGCATCCCGAGCTCAAACCCAAGCCCAAGGGCAAGTGCCCGGTACCGGTCGCCCCGGTGCCGGGCACTTGCTGTCGCCCGTTGCCATCACCCGAACAACCCATCCCGCGCTGACCCCGCAGTTGCACCACGCATCACGCGCCCCAACGCTTGATCCATGACCGTTCCGGCAGCGGCTGACAGTGCCGCCCAGCCGTGGTACACCCGCGGTCCCCAGGAAGTGGCCGAGGCGTTCGGCGTGGATCCGGAGGCCGGGCTCTCGCCGGAACGCGCCGCGGACGTCCTGGCCCGCACCGGCCCCAACGAGCTGCCGCAGGAGGAGCCGCCGGCCGGCTGGCGCCGGTTCCTGGACCAGTACCGCAGCTACATGCAGATCATCCTGGTCGGGGCCGCGATCGTCTCCTTCGCGATCCAGGAGTGGTCGACCGCGATCCTGCTGGTCGTGCTGACGCTCGTCAACGCGGTCATCGGGTTGCGGCAGGAGGGCAAGACCGAGAGCGCCATGAACGCGCTCAAGTCGATGATGAAGGTGACCGCGCGGGTGCGGCGGGGCGGTGCCGAGACCGAGATCCCCGCCGAACAGGTGGTGCCCGGGGACATCGTGCTGCTGACGGCCGGCGACGAGGTGCCGGCGGACGGGCGGATCCTGGCGGCCAGCGCGCTGCAGATCGACGAGTCCGCGCTGACCGGCGAGAGTGTGCCGGCTTTGAAGCAGCCGGAGGCTCTGGCGCCCGGGGCGGCGCTCGCTCCCGGCGACCAGGTCAACATGGCCTTCATGAACACGCCGGTGACGCACGGCAGCGGGGTCGTGGTGGTCACCGGCACCGGGGCGGACAGCGAGCTCGGCAAGATCTCGGGCCTGCTGAAGGCGACCGCGAAGGAGCAGTCGCCGCTCACCAGGCAGCTGGACAACCTCACGCTGTGGATCGCCGGGGCGGCCGGGCTGACCATGATCGTGATGTTCGCGCTCGGGCGCTCCCGGGGGACGGCCTGGGACGCGCTGTTCATCAGCGCGGTCTCGCTCGCGGTCGCGGCGATACCCGAGGCGCTGCCGACCGTCACCCAGGTCATCCTCTCGCTCGGCAGCGTCGAGCTGGCGCGGCGCAACGCGCTGGTCAAGGAACTGCCGGCGGTGGAGACGCTCGGGTTCACCTCCTCGATCAACTCCGACAAGACCGGGACCCTGACGCTGAATCAGGTGACGGTCGTCGAGGTGG harbors:
- a CDS encoding glycoside hydrolase family 16 protein — its product is MPLNGSKRPGPGAKRRGLMAAVLAAVLPAALVVVVHGASASAPPPPAGWTTVFHDDFDGSAGSAPSSANWQYDLGTSYPGGAGNWGTGEVETDTNSTANVYLDGNGDLAVKPIRDAGGNWTSGRIETTRTDFQPPTGGVLRMEARIQMPDVTGAAAAGYWPAFWSMGAPARAVGATNWPSIGEMDVMENVQGQNTEYGTFHCGVDPGGPCNETTGLGGNTPCVTGGTCQSGFHTYALEWDTSTSPQQLRWYLDGVEFFHVNSDQVDAATWANATNHGYFMILDVAMGGAFPAAFGGGPTAATASGVPMLVDYVTVETEASGSTTPPTTPPTTPTTPPTTPTTPPTTPTTTPSTPPSSPSGSTVDAYSAIPATSYTAQNSTQTETTTDGPPGGTQDVDSIHNGSWLRFDNVDFGSTPARQFYGRVASGAGSGISGLVEVRLDSPTNPVVGSFAIANTGGWQNWETVPANISGVTGVHTLYVTFTSGQPADYVNVHWFDFGH
- a CDS encoding SgcJ/EcaC family oxidoreductase is translated as MTTTTRDEAVVRTVLDRWRDAVGRHEPERVASYFTEDAVFQGLHPYSVGRAGVAEYYATQPLGLTADYQILETRRLAENLVLSYLHVDFSFTDRPTLHVKLGVLLKQGADGWEIGHYQVSKLD
- a CDS encoding SDR family NAD(P)-dependent oxidoreductase, which codes for MSVQQQKVAVITGASRGIGTGLVEAYRKLGYAVVATARTIEESGDPGVLAVAGDIADPATAERVAAAAVERFGRIDTLVNNAGVFVAKPFTDYTAEDYAHIAGVNLTGFFHITQAAVRAMPADSGGHIVTITTSLVDNADSRVPSVLASLTKGGLQSATKSLAIEYASRGIRANAVSPGIIKTPMHDPATHDFLAGLQPVGRIGEIADIVDAVLFLETAPFVTGEILHVDGGTSAGH
- a CDS encoding LysR family transcriptional regulator, coding for MISVELRQLRYFVAVAEELNFGRAASRLLIAGPSLSQQIKALERDLGVVLFERDRRSVALTAAGAALLPATRALLAQADELRGRAGRLAGSEPVRLGYVSWLPADLAARTSGVAQVHVDPWVAPSHAQAARVADGGLDLAVCWIRTEDLERLGLRARLLGADRLHAVSRDDAVGEVAAADTVVLVDDDATSWTQWNAYAEELVRDTGARVARISDGGITGPAFHDHVRRSARPIVNSPKGQTETLPAGLVRRPIVAPRVYWTWSLVWRADEVRSAVPAVVDALCDGVGELGINAADAWLPASDPHRRLTPEAPRPQHDA
- a CDS encoding TetR/AcrR family transcriptional regulator produces the protein MGRTSDARERILSAGSGLIETRGYSALGIAEICSAAGVPKGSFYYFFASKEAMALAVIDEQWAEQKTMWTGVLGGDASPLLRMRRWFEATEAAQRAGQLNCGAVAGCLFGNLTLELSNQTEAIRGRLQGVFEEQAAMVAAVIGEAVERGEVAVADVPAAARGVLAQLEGQVMFAKLYNDTARLGALWENCLALLGARVPAEEDDVAETV
- a CDS encoding helicase-associated domain-containing protein — protein: MSARPDVAEAVFRYLPDGLQTETDVEAVIELLMDPDGVAEAVLRLSRPEVQVLMALTGAAEKVHGGLDDRFGGPGFADLVRGGGGRIGPVEVFSVLSMAGGAVVVDPHSARAALCESLTGTARSAAAEEFDRILGRLTDSCLVWPEPGGRAFRVNYAVLDLPEPGPGWDGFDLVQPPPGVGRRVAAADVDGEAQAAVTAALECAERLLRCVATDAVPLLKAGGVGSREVKRLVRASGLAEEAIRFWLYVVENAGLVVCQNGRLLATPEYDQWITDEPSRRYAVLLGAWLALPTSVLGPFALTDAAGKPPAVLSDSAFDGVGHYVRTVVLELMAAYGAEAVADAASVADALMWRMPLLMAGQEVAVAAVATVLAEGSLLGAVAFGALAPVVRTLVTKSQDDVSAVAADFAAALSATVPAPVDQVRLQGDMTVVAAGLPSARLAAFFDGAADREAASAATVWRITDGSVRRWLDSGRSAEEFRSGLAEFCADKPSQALDYLIEDADRRHGLVDVIAARAVIVALDEQLGAELATAPSLIRLGVRRIAETVLVLDAPQQEVLSLLRFAGYLPTAHEADGKLTVAMVAAPRASSEALPRF